The Geobacter sp. genomic interval AGGAAGAGGTCATTGATGGCTTCGATATTGGTACTGCCCGGATCTGTGCACTGGTCGGCAGTTTCAGCGACGGAGGGCTCGATATCGTCTATCGGGACCTGCAGGGACACCGGTTTGAACTGGACAACATAGACCTCGACTTTACGGATCGAACTATAGTAAAAAAGCAGAAATCTAAGGGGGGGAGCTATGTCCGGTAAACGGGAAAACCTGCTGGTCGGACTCGACATTGGGACCACAAAAATCTGTGCCATTGTCGGAAATGTGACCGAAGACGGCATCGAGATCGTCGGGATCGGCACAAGTCCGTCACGGGGGCTCCGCAAAGGAGTGGTGATCAATATCGAGAGCACGGTGGCGGCCATTCGCAAGGCGGTGGAAGAGGCCGAACTGATGGCTGGTTGCGAGATCAAGTCGGTCTATGCCGGGATCGCCGGCGGGCATATCCGAGGCTTCAACTCGCAGGGGATCATCGCCATCAAGAACCGCGAAGTGACGCCCGACGATGTGAAGCGGGTGATCGATGCCGCCAAGGCCGTGGCGATTCCCATGGATCGCGAGGTGATCCATATCCTCCCCCAGGAGTTCATCATCGATGATCAGGACGGCATCCGCGAACCTCTGGGGATGAGCGGGGTCCGCCTGGAGGCAAAGGTCCATATTGTTACGGGTGCCGTTGCCAGCGCGCAGAACATCATCAAGTCGTGTAACCGCGCAGGGCTCGATGTGGCGGATATCGTCCTGGAGCAGCTCGCCTCATCCGAGGCGGTCCTTTCCCCGGACGAGAAGGAGCTGGGGGTCGCCCTGATCGACGTGGGGGGCGGGACCACCGATATCGCCATCTTTGTGGACGGTGCCATCAAGCATACCTCGGTGCTTTCCCTGGGGGGCAATCACCTGACCAACGATATCGCTGTGGGTTTGCGTACTCCCATGGCTGAAGCCGAGAAGATCAAGCAGAAATACGGTTGTTGCATGGCCTCGCTGGTGGGGAAGGACGAAACCATCGAAGTGCCGAGCGTGGGGGGCCGCAAGCCGCGCATCCTGTCGCGGCAGCTTCTGGCGGAGATCCTGGAGCCGCGGGTGGAGGAGATCTTCTCCCTGGTCAACCGGGAACTGGTAAAAAGCGGTTTCGAGGACCTGATCGCCTCCGGCGTGGTCATTACCGGAGGCAGCACCATCCTTGAGGGGATGCCGGAACTGGCGGAGCAGGTCTTCAATCTCCCGGTGCGCCGCGGCCTGCCGCAGCAGATCGGCGGCCTGGTTGACGTGGTCAACACGCCGGCCTACGCAACCGGTGTCGGACTGGTCATCTACGGGAGCAAGAACCTGGGAATCCGCGAGTTTCCAACCTCCCAAAGCGATGACAACCTGTTCCGAAGGGTCAGCAGGAGGATGAAGGAGTGGTTCGGGGAGTTTTTCTAGGGGATTGAGGTTTTGTTCAATAAACTGTCTGTGGTGGCAGATCACAAAAGGGGGTAGGGTATGTTCATGTTCGATGAGAGTATTGACCAGAACGCAAAGATCAAGGTGATCGGGGTTGGCGGTGGTGGGGGAAACGCTGTCAATACGATGATTGCCCAAAACATGCACGGTGTTGATTTCATTGTTGCAAACACCGATGCACAGGCACTCCGGACCAATCAGGCACCGACCAAGGTTCAGCTCGGCAGCCAGCTGACCAAGGGGCTCGGAGCAGGCGCCAATCCCAACGTCGGCCGTGATGCCGCCATGGAAGACCGGGACAGGCTCTCCGCAACCCTTGCCGGCGCGGACATGATCTTCATCGCCGCCGGTATGGGTGGCGGTACCGGCACCGGTGCGGCACCGATCATCGCCGAGGCGGCCCGCGAGGCGGGTGCTCTTACCGTTGGCGTGGTGACCAAGCCGTTCAGCCGGGAAGGGAAGCAGCGGCTGGCCAAGGCCGAAGAGGGTATCCGCGATCTCAAGAAGCACGTCGATTCCCTGATCGTGATCCCCAACGACAGGCTGCTGGGGCTTGCCGGCAAGTCGATGTCGATTCTCGATGCCTTCAAGCCGTCCGATGACGTCCTGCGCCAGGCCGTGCAGGGTATCTCCGACCTCATCACCACCCATGGCATGATCAACGTGGACTTTGCCGATGTTCGCGCCATCATGAGCGAGCGCGGCATGGCCATGATGGGTATCGGCATGGCCTCGGGCGAGAACCGGGCAGTGGATGCGGCAACTCGCGCCATCTCCAGCCCGCTTCTGGAAGATATCGACATCTCCGGGGCAAAGGGGGTGCTGGTCAATATCTCCGGGTCCTCTTCCATGACCATGGAGGAGTTCGACGCTGCCAGCCGGGTC includes:
- the ftsA gene encoding cell division protein FtsA, with amino-acid sequence MSGKRENLLVGLDIGTTKICAIVGNVTEDGIEIVGIGTSPSRGLRKGVVINIESTVAAIRKAVEEAELMAGCEIKSVYAGIAGGHIRGFNSQGIIAIKNREVTPDDVKRVIDAAKAVAIPMDREVIHILPQEFIIDDQDGIREPLGMSGVRLEAKVHIVTGAVASAQNIIKSCNRAGLDVADIVLEQLASSEAVLSPDEKELGVALIDVGGGTTDIAIFVDGAIKHTSVLSLGGNHLTNDIAVGLRTPMAEAEKIKQKYGCCMASLVGKDETIEVPSVGGRKPRILSRQLLAEILEPRVEEIFSLVNRELVKSGFEDLIASGVVITGGSTILEGMPELAEQVFNLPVRRGLPQQIGGLVDVVNTPAYATGVGLVIYGSKNLGIREFPTSQSDDNLFRRVSRRMKEWFGEFF
- the ftsZ gene encoding cell division protein FtsZ, whose product is MFMFDESIDQNAKIKVIGVGGGGGNAVNTMIAQNMHGVDFIVANTDAQALRTNQAPTKVQLGSQLTKGLGAGANPNVGRDAAMEDRDRLSATLAGADMIFIAAGMGGGTGTGAAPIIAEAAREAGALTVGVVTKPFSREGKQRLAKAEEGIRDLKKHVDSLIVIPNDRLLGLAGKSMSILDAFKPSDDVLRQAVQGISDLITTHGMINVDFADVRAIMSERGMAMMGIGMASGENRAVDAATRAISSPLLEDIDISGAKGVLVNISGSSSMTMEEFDAASRVIHEKVHEDANIIVGLVIDEDLGDTIKITAIATGFGDRFDIEKSRQEMRKVSPIAARGESREVPTFMRERRDVATPRQSSFLVDEYDEQYDIPTFLRKSVD